The genomic window ATGAGATAATTGAATATGATTCGCGCAATAAATCAATTAAATACTCCTGGGAACTTGTAAAAAAACTAAAGAAAGAAAAATACGGCCTGGCAATACTGCTTTCAGGAAATTATAACGCCGCTTTAATTGCTTGGCTTGCCGGCATAAAGTACCGGGCAGGTTTCAATTATGACAAACGCGGCCACCTGTTGACGCACAGCCTTAAAGAAACGGGCAGAGAATACCGGTTGGACAGAGCAGTAAGAATACTTGAAGCTTTGGGGTTGAATATTGAAAATAGAAACCCGGAGCTTTGGGTGGGTCCTGAAGACGAAAAATTTGCAAAGGAAACTCTGGGTGGATTTAAAGCCAAATTTCATAAATTGATAGGAATCGGCCCGGGAACCCAGGAAAAAGAAAAATGCCTGCTTGAAAATGAATTCATACAGTTAATAGATTCACTTGTCTCCACAGAGGGAAATAATTTTGGAATAGTTTTATTCGGTTCAAAAAATGATATTGCCCGCGGAGAGAAAATAATAGCAGGGGTAAAA from Elusimicrobiota bacterium includes these protein-coding regions:
- a CDS encoding glycosyltransferase family 9 protein, producing the protein EIIEYDSRNKSIKYSWELVKKLKKEKYGLAILLSGNYNAALIAWLAGIKYRAGFNYDKRGHLLTHSLKETGREYRLDRAVRILEALGLNIENRNPELWVGPEDEKFAKETLGGFKAKFHKLIGIGPGTQEKEKCLLENEFIQLIDSLVSTEGNNFGIVLFGSKNDIARGEKIIAGVKDKEKVINLINKTILNQLAACLKLVDVYITGDTGGMHIAYTVGVPVVAFFGPTDPGEALPQKNNIKTIWKNPGCSPCTLKKSHQCKTLECINRITVEEIEKLVTELL